One Staphylococcus ratti DNA segment encodes these proteins:
- a CDS encoding S1 RNA-binding domain-containing protein: protein MSFKENEIVGTIDFLEVKALEGSTYILEGPNKEKVKLNPSEINDDDDLEIGESYSFFIFPNRSGELFATQNMPDITVGRYDFVKVISTDRDGARVDVGLPREVLIPWEDLPKIKTLWPQKGDEVLCTLRVDRERQMFARLASETTVQQMFTPIHDDQYQNQMIKARPYRLLRVGTFLLSEQGHKIFVHESERREEPRLGEAMEVRIIGFNEKGELNGSFLPLAHERLDDDGEKIFNLLVEYDGELPFWDKSSPEAIKDVFNMSKGAFKRAIGHLYKKRIINIETGKIVLTKKGWARVEKG, encoded by the coding sequence ATGTCTTTTAAAGAAAATGAAATCGTTGGAACTATCGACTTTTTAGAAGTGAAAGCCCTAGAAGGGTCTACCTATATTTTAGAAGGGCCAAACAAAGAAAAAGTAAAATTGAATCCATCAGAAATCAACGACGATGATGATCTAGAAATAGGCGAATCTTATAGTTTCTTCATTTTCCCAAATCGTTCAGGTGAACTTTTTGCTACACAAAATATGCCTGATATTACAGTGGGGCGCTACGATTTTGTCAAAGTTATCAGTACAGACCGTGACGGCGCACGTGTAGATGTAGGATTACCACGTGAAGTGTTGATTCCATGGGAAGATTTACCAAAAATAAAAACATTATGGCCTCAAAAAGGAGACGAAGTACTCTGTACATTACGTGTAGATCGTGAACGTCAAATGTTCGCACGTCTTGCTTCCGAAACTACGGTCCAACAAATGTTTACGCCAATTCATGATGATCAATATCAAAATCAAATGATTAAAGCAAGACCTTATCGTCTACTACGCGTAGGTACGTTTTTACTTTCAGAACAAGGTCATAAAATTTTTGTTCATGAGTCCGAACGTCGTGAAGAACCAAGATTAGGTGAAGCAATGGAAGTTCGTATTATTGGATTCAATGAAAAAGGAGAACTCAATGGCTCGTTTTTACCATTGGCACACGAACGTTTAGATGATGACGGTGAAAAGATTTTTAATCTTTTAGTTGAATATGATGGCGAATTACCATTTTGGGATAAATCGAGTCCAGAGGCGATTAAAGACGTTTTTAATATGAGCAAAGGGGCTTTCAAACGCGCTATCGGCCACCTTTATAAAAAACGCATTATCAATATAGAAACAGGTAAAATTGTACTCACTAAAAAAGGGTGGGCGCGCGTTGAAAAAGGTTGA
- a CDS encoding 1-phosphofructokinase family hexose kinase, with protein MKKVLTVTLNASIDIAYHMDQLHIDATNRVANVSKTAGGKGLNVTRVGRQLGLDITASGIVGGTSGLFIKQQLDRLHIPHQFLDSGVESRFCIAMITKSAQTEILESGITLDSTVQSEFITFYKTLIQDFDIIVISGSIPPGLQVNIYQDLISSAKKDGKFVILDVNGTTLNQILKMETTVKPDLIKPNEEEIVELTRHTSSLTIESLKLALNDPIFNHLPNILVTLGKRGALLKQDHRFYQITLPSIKAINAVGSGDSSIAGFCYGLIKTSDIKEAAEYAMAAGMANALQH; from the coding sequence ATGAAAAAAGTATTAACGGTTACATTAAATGCTTCAATTGATATCGCGTACCATATGGATCAACTTCATATTGACGCAACAAATCGTGTTGCTAATGTGTCTAAAACTGCTGGAGGAAAGGGTTTAAATGTGACACGAGTGGGTCGTCAATTGGGGCTTGATATTACGGCAAGTGGTATCGTCGGAGGAACGTCGGGGTTATTTATTAAGCAACAACTCGATCGATTACATATCCCCCATCAGTTTTTAGATAGTGGTGTAGAATCGAGATTTTGTATTGCTATGATTACAAAAAGCGCACAAACAGAAATACTCGAAAGTGGTATTACTTTAGATAGTACTGTTCAATCGGAGTTTATCACCTTTTACAAAACTTTAATTCAAGATTTTGATATTATCGTCATTTCAGGCAGTATACCTCCTGGATTACAAGTGAATATTTATCAAGATTTAATAAGTAGCGCGAAAAAAGATGGTAAATTTGTAATATTAGATGTTAATGGTACAACATTAAACCAAATTTTAAAAATGGAAACTACGGTCAAACCAGATTTGATTAAACCTAACGAAGAAGAAATTGTTGAATTAACACGTCATACATCATCATTGACGATAGAATCATTAAAATTAGCCTTAAATGACCCAATATTTAACCATTTACCTAACATATTGGTCACACTTGGTAAACGCGGTGCATTATTAAAACAAGATCATCGATTTTATCAAATAACGTTGCCTTCCATTAAAGCTATCAATGCAGTTGGCTCTGGCGATAGTTCTATTGCAGGATTTTGTTACGGTTTAATTAAAACGAGCGATATAAAAGAAGCAGCCGAGTATGCGATGGCTGCAGGAATGGCAAATGCATTGCAACATTAA
- the pepF gene encoding oligoendopeptidase F, which yields MSQKLVNRNAVNTLETWDLTDIFEDDAAYEQAVKALVSRAEQFQKRYTSTLTTPDRIETALDEYSNLLIEIDRVINYAHLQLSVEATNVEKQRLNALLAQNYGKISSQLTFVESELLQLDAQILEDAMKTSKYHYYLKRLLKKQPYQLHPEAEKTLAHFSQALNVPSDIYEVTKMLDIDFGQFEADGQQFDMDYTTFEGIYEDSANTEVRRQSFAHFSKKLRQYQHTTAAAYNAHVQNEKLEANLRGYPSVIDFLLEEQDVTPEMYHRQIDIIMTELAPIMRRYAKLLKEVNGLKELRYEDLKISLDAKYEPEISIAESQQYIYNALRILGQDYLNMTQKAYDERWIDFPQNKGKETGAYCASPYYTHSYVFISWTGKMNEVFVLAHELGHAGHFTLAQQHQNILHSESSMYFVEAPSTMNEVLMAHHLLEKNQEDKRFKRWVLSSLVSRTYYHNMVTHLLEAAYQRDVYKYVDKGEHLTAEKLSAIKRQVIETFWGDDVILTSGAELTWMRQPHYYMGLYPYTYSAGLTIGTLMAQRIKKEGAPAVEDWLEVLKAGGSMSPLDLTKRAGIDMSTEKPLQATIQFIGEIVDEIEWLTKEITK from the coding sequence ATGTCACAAAAACTGGTTAATCGTAATGCTGTAAACACTTTAGAAACTTGGGATTTAACAGATATTTTTGAAGATGATGCTGCTTATGAGCAAGCGGTTAAAGCGTTAGTTTCACGTGCTGAACAGTTTCAGAAACGTTATACTTCAACATTAACAACCCCTGATCGTATTGAAACAGCATTAGATGAATATAGCAATTTATTAATAGAAATAGATCGTGTTATAAACTATGCACATTTACAACTGAGTGTTGAAGCAACAAATGTTGAAAAACAACGCTTAAACGCCCTGCTTGCTCAAAATTATGGTAAGATTTCGAGTCAATTAACATTTGTTGAATCTGAATTACTCCAATTAGACGCACAAATTCTTGAAGATGCAATGAAGACATCGAAATATCATTATTACTTGAAGCGCTTATTAAAAAAGCAGCCGTATCAGTTGCATCCAGAAGCTGAAAAAACTTTGGCGCATTTTTCTCAAGCTTTAAATGTACCTTCAGACATTTATGAAGTAACTAAAATGTTAGATATTGATTTTGGTCAGTTCGAAGCCGATGGTCAACAGTTTGATATGGATTATACGACCTTCGAAGGTATTTATGAAGATAGTGCGAACACAGAGGTTAGACGTCAAAGTTTTGCGCATTTCAGCAAAAAATTACGACAATATCAACATACAACAGCTGCCGCTTATAATGCGCATGTACAAAATGAAAAATTGGAAGCAAATTTAAGAGGTTATCCGTCAGTGATTGATTTCTTATTAGAAGAACAAGATGTCACACCTGAAATGTATCATCGTCAAATTGATATAATTATGACGGAATTAGCCCCTATTATGCGTCGTTATGCAAAATTATTAAAAGAAGTTAATGGCTTAAAAGAGTTACGATATGAAGATTTGAAAATTTCGCTTGATGCGAAGTATGAACCAGAAATTTCAATTGCTGAGTCACAACAGTATATTTATAATGCGTTACGTATACTTGGTCAAGATTATTTAAATATGACTCAAAAAGCATATGACGAACGTTGGATTGACTTCCCACAAAATAAAGGAAAAGAAACAGGTGCCTATTGTGCAAGTCCATATTACACGCATAGTTACGTATTTATATCGTGGACTGGTAAAATGAATGAAGTATTTGTGCTTGCGCATGAATTGGGTCATGCAGGACATTTTACTTTAGCGCAACAACATCAAAATATCTTACATTCTGAGTCTTCCATGTATTTTGTAGAAGCCCCTTCCACGATGAATGAAGTGTTAATGGCACATCATTTATTAGAAAAAAATCAAGAAGATAAGCGTTTTAAACGCTGGGTATTAAGTTCACTTGTATCAAGAACATATTATCATAATATGGTAACCCATTTATTAGAAGCAGCTTATCAACGTGATGTATATAAATATGTCGATAAAGGTGAACATTTAACAGCAGAAAAGTTAAGTGCGATTAAACGACAGGTTATTGAAACGTTTTGGGGTGACGACGTCATTTTAACCTCGGGTGCAGAGTTAACTTGGATGCGCCAACCGCACTACTATATGGGCTTATACCCGTACACATATTCAGCCGGATTAACAATAGGAACTTTAATGGCACAACGTATTAAAAAAGAAGGAGCGCCTGCTGTTGAAGATTGGCTTGAAGTTTTAAAAGCAGGTGGTAGCATGTCTCCGCTTGATTTGACGAAACGTGCTGGCATTGATATGTCTACTGAAAAACCGTTACAAGCTACCATTCAATTTATTGGAGAAATCGTGGATGAAATTGAATGGCTTACAAAAGAAATCACGAAATAA
- a CDS encoding aminoacyltransferase: MKFTELTVEEYDQFVQNPALESHYFQVKENIGTREADGFQVVLLGIKGENNQILAASLFSKIPTMGSYVYYSNRGPVMDYSDLGLVDFYLKELETYLQKNKCLYVKMDPYWLYRAYDKDIKPLPENEPNEKLVQLFKSHGYKHHGFTTSYDTSSQVRWMGVLNLKAQTPQTIKKQFDSQRKRNVNKAINYGIRVKFLREDEFDQFLELYRETEARTGFVSKTDEYFKNFIKNYGKKALVPLAYIDLDEYITSLQDSLNDKETCRDQMMAKENKSDKQLKKIAELDKQIDHDKNEMLKVSELRKTDGQILNLASGVYFANAYEINYFSGGSSEKYNHFMGPYAMHWYMINYCFEHGYERYNFYGLSGDFTENSEDYGVYRFKRGFNVQIEELIGDFYKPINKPKYCLFNTLNKLRSKIKR, translated from the coding sequence ATGAAATTTACAGAGCTAACAGTTGAAGAATATGACCAATTTGTACAAAATCCTGCTTTAGAAAGCCACTATTTCCAAGTTAAAGAAAATATTGGAACACGTGAAGCAGACGGGTTTCAAGTTGTATTACTAGGTATTAAAGGTGAAAATAATCAAATTCTAGCAGCGAGTCTATTTTCAAAAATTCCTACGATGGGAAGTTATGTCTATTATTCAAATCGAGGTCCAGTGATGGATTATTCAGATCTTGGGCTTGTCGATTTTTATCTTAAAGAGCTTGAGACTTATTTACAAAAAAATAAATGTTTGTATGTCAAAATGGACCCTTACTGGTTGTATCGTGCGTATGATAAAGATATTAAACCTTTACCTGAAAATGAACCTAATGAAAAATTAGTACAATTATTTAAATCACATGGCTATAAACACCACGGTTTTACAACATCTTATGACACATCCAGTCAAGTGCGTTGGATGGGCGTTTTAAATCTTAAAGCTCAAACACCACAAACGATTAAAAAGCAATTTGATAGTCAGCGTAAACGTAATGTTAATAAAGCGATTAATTATGGTATTCGTGTGAAATTTTTACGTGAAGATGAATTTGATCAATTTTTGGAATTATATCGTGAAACGGAAGCGCGTACAGGTTTTGTTTCAAAAACAGATGAATATTTCAAAAACTTCATTAAAAATTATGGCAAGAAAGCGTTAGTGCCGCTAGCATATATAGATTTAGATGAATATATTACATCATTGCAAGATAGTTTAAATGATAAAGAAACATGTCGTGACCAAATGATGGCTAAAGAAAATAAATCTGACAAGCAGTTAAAGAAAATTGCAGAATTAGACAAACAAATCGACCATGATAAAAATGAGATGTTAAAAGTAAGTGAATTACGTAAAACGGATGGCCAGATTTTAAATCTTGCATCAGGTGTCTACTTCGCTAATGCGTATGAAATTAACTATTTCTCAGGCGGTTCAAGTGAAAAATATAATCATTTTATGGGCCCTTATGCTATGCATTGGTATATGATTAACTACTGCTTTGAGCATGGATATGAGCGTTACAATTTTTACGGTTTATCTGGTGATTTCACAGAAAACAGTGAAGATTATGGTGTATATCGTTTCAAAAGAGGATTTAATGTTCAAATCGAAGAACTGATAGGAGATTTTTATAAGCCAATTAATAAGCCTAAATATTGCCTGTTTAATACGTTGAATAAGTTACGTTCAAAAATTAAAAGGTAA
- a CDS encoding aminoacyltransferase: MKFTNLTTAEFEAFSDAMPYSHFTQMVGNYELKVAEGVETHLVGVKDNQNNVLAACLLTATPVMKFFKYFYSNRGPIIDYENKELVHYFYNELAAYVKKYSALYLRVDPYLPMLKRNHDGEVLERFNNDWIFDKMANLGYEHEGFTVGFDPIKQIRFHSVLDLQGKTAKDVLNNMDSLRKRNTKKVQKNGVKVRFLKEDELHIFRSFMEDTSETKDFLDRDDDFYYDRYKYYKERVLVPLAYIDFNEYIEELKEEESILRKEIGKAEKDIEKRPENKKAYNKKQNLEQQLEALLSKVEEAQHLQAEHGNELPISAAYFIINPFEVVYYAGGTSNEFRHFAGSYAIQWKMINYAIEHGIPRYNFYGVSGDFSEEAEDAGVVKFKKGFNADVIEYVGDFVKPINKLAYQVYTQLKKIKNRK; encoded by the coding sequence ATGAAATTTACAAATTTAACAACGGCAGAATTTGAAGCATTTTCAGATGCTATGCCGTATAGCCATTTCACGCAAATGGTGGGGAATTATGAATTAAAAGTAGCAGAAGGGGTTGAGACACATCTTGTAGGTGTCAAAGACAACCAAAACAATGTGCTTGCGGCATGCTTACTTACAGCTACACCTGTGATGAAATTTTTCAAGTATTTCTATAGTAATCGTGGGCCCATCATTGATTATGAAAATAAAGAATTAGTTCATTATTTTTATAACGAACTTGCAGCTTATGTTAAAAAATATAGTGCGCTTTATTTAAGAGTTGATCCATATTTACCGATGTTAAAACGCAATCATGACGGAGAGGTTCTAGAACGATTTAACAATGATTGGATCTTTGATAAAATGGCTAACTTAGGCTATGAACATGAAGGTTTCACTGTCGGATTTGACCCTATAAAACAAATTCGATTTCATTCTGTATTAGATTTACAGGGCAAAACTGCTAAAGATGTACTTAATAATATGGACAGTTTAAGAAAACGTAATACGAAAAAAGTTCAAAAAAATGGTGTGAAAGTAAGATTCTTAAAAGAAGACGAACTACACATTTTCAGAAGTTTTATGGAGGATACTTCTGAAACGAAAGACTTTTTGGATCGTGACGATGATTTCTATTATGATCGTTATAAGTATTATAAAGAACGTGTATTAGTGCCTCTTGCCTATATCGATTTCAATGAATATATTGAAGAATTAAAAGAGGAAGAATCCATTTTAAGAAAAGAAATTGGAAAAGCTGAAAAAGACATAGAAAAGCGTCCTGAAAATAAGAAAGCATATAATAAAAAGCAGAACCTTGAACAACAACTTGAGGCACTTCTCTCGAAAGTAGAAGAGGCGCAACATCTTCAAGCTGAACATGGTAACGAATTACCAATATCTGCAGCGTATTTTATAATTAATCCATTTGAAGTTGTATACTATGCTGGTGGGACATCAAATGAATTTCGTCATTTTGCTGGTAGTTACGCGATTCAATGGAAAATGATTAATTATGCGATTGAGCATGGCATACCGCGTTATAACTTTTACGGCGTAAGTGGTGATTTTTCAGAGGAGGCTGAAGATGCCGGTGTTGTAAAATTTAAAAAAGGCTTTAACGCAGATGTCATCGAATACGTAGGCGATTTCGTTAAACCGATTAATAAACTTGCGTATCAAGTTTATACACAACTCAAAAAAATAAAAAATAGAAAGTAA
- a CDS encoding prephenate dehydrogenase, with product MINLFFVGLGLIGGSLARNLKYFYEDIHIIAYDTNPDQLQRAHSMGIIDAMTTDYAYGLAQADIVIFATPVQTTTRYLKTMTAYPTRPGLIVTDTGSTKSTIQAFEAKLLEKNIHLVGGHPMAGSHKSGVLNAKKHLFENAYYILVYDLPENDAACETITTLLGHTRAKIISMTADEHDYITGIVSHVPHFIASSLVNLNAHYASNSDWVQQLAAGGFRDMTRIASSNPEMWRDISLENRQHILTIMKTFLTQFKEVIALLEQQDEKGLHQFFDNAKQYRDQLPNRSLGAMNSNFDLYVDIPDQSGAISQVLDLIHAHHISIRNLRILEVREDIYGALRISFKTASDRDAGRRALAPRFDTYIN from the coding sequence ATGATTAATCTATTTTTTGTCGGCTTAGGTTTAATCGGTGGGAGTTTAGCGCGTAATTTAAAGTATTTTTATGAAGATATTCATATTATAGCTTATGATACTAACCCCGACCAACTACAACGCGCACACTCAATGGGAATTATAGATGCGATGACAACGGACTATGCGTACGGCTTAGCTCAAGCGGATATCGTCATATTTGCGACGCCAGTTCAAACAACTACACGTTACCTTAAAACAATGACAGCTTACCCAACGCGCCCCGGTTTAATCGTTACAGATACAGGAAGCACCAAATCTACAATCCAAGCTTTCGAAGCAAAATTACTCGAAAAAAATATACATCTTGTTGGTGGTCACCCTATGGCCGGAAGTCATAAAAGTGGTGTACTGAACGCTAAAAAACACCTTTTTGAAAATGCCTATTATATTTTAGTTTATGATTTGCCTGAAAATGATGCAGCTTGTGAGACGATAACTACCCTACTAGGACATACACGAGCTAAAATTATTTCTATGACTGCTGATGAGCACGACTATATTACAGGCATTGTTAGCCATGTCCCCCACTTTATCGCGTCTAGTTTAGTCAATTTAAATGCCCATTATGCCTCAAACTCAGATTGGGTTCAACAACTTGCGGCAGGTGGTTTTCGTGATATGACACGTATCGCTAGTAGTAATCCTGAAATGTGGCGTGATATATCGCTAGAAAACCGCCAGCATATTTTAACGATAATGAAAACATTCCTAACGCAATTTAAAGAAGTCATCGCCCTTCTTGAGCAACAAGACGAAAAAGGATTGCACCAGTTTTTTGATAATGCCAAACAATATCGAGATCAACTTCCAAACCGTAGTTTAGGGGCAATGAATAGTAACTTTGATTTATACGTTGATATACCAGACCAATCAGGTGCAATATCCCAAGTTTTAGACCTCATACATGCGCATCATATTTCTATTCGTAATTTAAGAATTTTAGAAGTTCGCGAAGATATTTATGGTGCTTTACGCATAAGTTTTAAAACAGCATCAGATCGCGATGCTGGCAGACGCGCACTTGCACCACGATTTGACACATATATTAATTAA
- a CDS encoding sporulation protein, with amino-acid sequence MGFENILASLGINGMQVYIRLDQQAYHISDTITGVIHFKAGDSAQTVTHTAVKLIERYDNKDETSEFTQLENELDSFMLDERFTVAKGDTQKVKFDFKPENLNFQCKDSKIYLKAHVYIDLGIDEEVEAHIPYVTQQ; translated from the coding sequence ATGGGCTTTGAAAATATTTTAGCATCACTAGGTATTAATGGTATGCAGGTTTATATTCGACTAGATCAACAAGCATATCATATTTCTGACACAATTACAGGAGTCATTCACTTCAAAGCTGGAGATAGTGCACAGACGGTAACGCATACAGCAGTGAAGTTGATCGAAAGATACGACAATAAAGACGAAACAAGTGAATTTACACAACTTGAGAATGAATTAGATAGCTTTATGCTTGATGAAAGATTCACTGTCGCGAAAGGTGATACTCAAAAAGTAAAGTTCGATTTCAAACCTGAAAATCTTAATTTTCAATGCAAAGATAGTAAAATTTACTTGAAGGCACATGTATACATTGATTTAGGTATTGATGAGGAAGTTGAAGCGCATATACCCTACGTGACACAACAATAA
- a CDS encoding 2-hydroxymuconate tautomerase has protein sequence MPIVTVQLIEGRSDAQLKALVAEVTDAVEKTTHANREAISVIIEEMKPQHFGVGGVRKSDQS, from the coding sequence ATGCCAATCGTTACAGTTCAACTAATAGAAGGTCGTTCTGATGCACAATTAAAAGCATTAGTAGCTGAAGTGACAGATGCTGTTGAAAAGACAACGCATGCCAATCGTGAAGCCATTTCGGTAATCATTGAAGAAATGAAACCGCAACACTTCGGTGTCGGTGGAGTGCGCAAATCCGATCAATCTTAA
- a CDS encoding LCP family protein, whose amino-acid sequence MSENKFENRNPKQPQKRVKRRKKRRIRKLPFIILAVILLLIVAIAFTISSYRSGLDVAKQHKQAPKLHKFNGVSKNDGKATVLILGSDREDGGVSRTDSIMVAQYDFLHKDMKIVSVMRDIYADIPGYNRYKINTAYSLGGPELLRKTLKENLGIEPEYYATLDFKGFEAMIDELSPEGVSIDVEKDMSAKIGVSLKKGQHRLNGKELLGYARFRHDEEGDFGRVRRQQQVMSALKQELVQPSTIFKLPKLAGIMRGYVATDMPDSAIYQTGISFIVRGDKDIKTLSVPVKGTYEDVTTNDGGSALGIDKEANKKQIERFLND is encoded by the coding sequence ATGAGTGAAAATAAATTTGAAAATAGAAATCCCAAACAGCCCCAAAAACGTGTCAAACGCCGTAAAAAACGACGTATTCGTAAGCTTCCGTTTATCATTTTAGCAGTCATCCTGTTGTTAATTGTAGCGATTGCATTCACTATTTCGAGTTATCGTTCGGGTCTTGATGTTGCAAAACAACATAAGCAAGCACCCAAATTACATAAATTTAATGGGGTCTCGAAAAACGATGGTAAAGCCACAGTTTTGATTTTAGGTTCTGACCGTGAAGATGGTGGTGTATCTCGTACAGACTCTATTATGGTGGCACAGTATGATTTTCTGCATAAAGATATGAAAATTGTATCTGTAATGCGTGATATTTATGCAGATATCCCTGGATACAATCGTTATAAAATCAATACGGCATATTCACTCGGAGGGCCTGAACTTTTACGTAAAACCCTTAAAGAGAATTTAGGTATCGAACCGGAATATTATGCAACATTAGATTTTAAAGGTTTTGAAGCGATGATAGATGAATTGAGTCCTGAAGGTGTTTCGATTGATGTTGAAAAAGATATGTCAGCCAAAATTGGTGTTTCATTGAAAAAAGGACAGCATCGTTTAAACGGCAAAGAGTTATTAGGTTACGCGCGTTTTCGTCATGATGAAGAAGGTGATTTTGGACGCGTAAGACGTCAGCAACAAGTAATGAGTGCATTAAAACAAGAATTGGTGCAACCTTCCACAATTTTCAAACTGCCGAAACTTGCAGGTATTATGCGTGGTTATGTCGCAACAGATATGCCTGATTCTGCAATTTATCAAACAGGTATCAGTTTTATTGTACGTGGGGATAAAGATATTAAAACATTAAGTGTGCCGGTCAAAGGAACGTATGAAGACGTGACAACCAATGACGGCGGTAGCGCACTTGGTATTGATAAAGAAGCAAATAAAAAACAAATCGAACGTTTTTTAAATGATTAA
- the msrA gene encoding peptide-methionine (S)-S-oxide reductase MsrA, whose protein sequence is MNINTAYFAGGCFWCMVQPFDENEGIEKVISGYMGGHTKHPTYEEVKTGDTGHYEVVRIEYDVALFSYNKLLEIFFSVIDPTDAGGQFQDRGSQYQTAIFYTNEDQKTLAEAYIESLKHTLNHDKAIATKILPASEFYEAEAYHQDFYKKNPERYQQEKIDRANYQANRSHH, encoded by the coding sequence ATGAATATCAATACTGCTTATTTTGCTGGGGGTTGCTTTTGGTGTATGGTTCAACCTTTTGACGAAAACGAAGGGATTGAAAAAGTTATTTCAGGGTATATGGGAGGCCATACAAAGCATCCCACATATGAAGAAGTTAAAACCGGAGACACTGGACATTATGAAGTCGTCCGTATTGAATATGATGTAGCGCTTTTTTCATATAATAAATTGTTAGAAATTTTCTTTTCAGTCATTGATCCAACTGATGCCGGCGGCCAATTTCAAGATAGAGGTTCACAATATCAAACGGCTATTTTTTATACAAATGAAGATCAAAAGACGCTCGCAGAAGCATATATTGAGTCACTTAAACATACGCTCAACCATGATAAAGCCATCGCAACTAAAATTTTACCAGCTTCTGAATTTTACGAAGCTGAAGCGTATCATCAAGACTTTTACAAAAAAAATCCTGAACGCTACCAACAAGAAAAGATCGATCGCGCAAACTATCAAGCCAATCGTTCTCATCATTAA